A stretch of Apostichopus japonicus isolate 1M-3 chromosome 9, ASM3797524v1, whole genome shotgun sequence DNA encodes these proteins:
- the LOC139974239 gene encoding fibrinogen-like protein A produces the protein MMYLFRRHRGGLTSLFLIIFISSSVSSQERPERQRSISDYGDQTLTSSFFLYQRAEYPRDCHEVLSQCPSSRNDGVYVIKPDGYPEPFEVSCNNSLGDGGWTVIQRREDNSINFNRTWDEYENGFGFLAREFWLGNEKISYITNQRKYQLRMDITTESGCSFFVTYETFRISDSFSHYKLVSTGEYTGTTDPCIEWCPTNKVLNRCK, from the exons ATGATGTACTTGTTTAGAAGACATCGTGGAGGTTTAACCTCTCTGTTTctcatcatttttatttccaGCAGCGTGTCTTCTCAAGAAAGG CCGGAACGTCAAAGGAGCATTAGTGACTACGGAGACCAAACGTTAA CGTCATCGTTTTTCCTCTACCAACGTGCTGAATATCCACGAGACTGCCATGAAGTGCTTAGCCAATGTCCATCGTCTAGAAACGATGGTGTTTACGTCATCAAACCAGACGGCTATCCTGAACCTTTTGAAGTATCTTGTAACAACAGTCTAGGTgatggtggatggacg GTCATACAGAGACGAGAGGATAATTCAATCAACTTCAACCGTACGTGGGACGAATATGAAAACGGTTTTGGTTTCCTTGCTCGTGAATTTTGGCTCGGCAATGAGAAGATATCCTACATCACCAATCAGAGGAAATATCAGCTACGCATGGATATAACTACAGAATCCGGTTGTTCATTCTTCGTGACGTATGAAACTTTCCGCATCAGTGACAGCTTCAGTCATTACAAACTGGTTAGCACCGGAGAGTATACCGGAACAACAG ACCCATGCATCGAGTGGTGTCCCACCAACAAGGTTCTCAACAGGTGTAAATGA